In Palaemon carinicauda isolate YSFRI2023 chromosome 1, ASM3689809v2, whole genome shotgun sequence, the genomic stretch GATAAGGTTACGGATAGTGTGGCTATACAGCTAGACAAATTCAGTGAGGAGTTTTCAAAACTAACAAAGCAGAAGGTTGCTAGTTTGGTATCAAAGTTGTGGGATCCTACAggtatgttatctcctgtaacaatTAGATACAAGATTTGTCTTCAGGATTTATGGGCTAGTGGAGTTGGTTGGGATGATGAATTAAGTGAAGAACAAATCAAGATGTGGAAGGGACATGTTCATGAAATGAATCAACTACTTGGATTTAGACTATATCGGATGATAAAGGCAGAAGATTCTCTAGGAGACCCTCAACTTCATGGATTTAGTGATGCCAGTGAATCTGCCCTAGGTTCTGTGATCTGGCTGAAATGGAAGACTTCTCATGGAGTAGAACTGAAATTCGTCATCGCAAAGTCTTTAGTGGCTCCGTTGAAACTGCGTTCTATTCCACGTCTTGAGCTTACTGCTGCTGTGGTTATGGCTAGACTTGCTTTGGTTGTTTTACAAGTGGTTGGCAGGGTTAGTACCATGAAATTTTGGACCGATTCAGAAGTAGTGTTGGCCTGGGTTCGCTCTCCTGCCAGAACCTTTAAACCATTTGTGTCAGCTAGAGTTCAGGAGATTCACGATGCTTTGCcaggattttcaaaagaattttgctatgtTCCTTCACAATTGAATCCTGCCGATGCATTAACCAAGCCAATAAAGCCAAGTGAACTACAAGGATGGATCAATGGTCCTGATTTTCTTCTGAACAGTTCTCAAGATTGTGATTTTAGGGAACCGACATATGATTTTGAAAAGAAGCGTTGTATTGTTAAAGAGTACACACCAAAATCTCTTAAAAGGATCCAATTTGTTGGAATTTTGGCTGATGAGAGTTTTGAGGAAAGATTTACAGAACTCTCTTCGGACTGGAATAGACTTGTACGAATAACTGCTTACTGCCGCCATTTGCTGTTACAACAAGACCCAGAAAACTATCAAAGTCATCGAGAACCTAAAGAAATACAAGAAGCAGAACTGGCTTTATTTTATGCAAGCCAGAAGTCTTTAAATAATGAAGATGAAGTTGATCATAAACAGATTAAAAGGCTTGACTCTAAGTTGGATGAAAAGGGCATTTTAAGAATTGGAGGCAGACTACATAAGCTCCATTTACCCTACGAGCAGAGGCATCCAGTTttattggtaaggaattcttcccAGGCTGAAGCATTCGCTCAGATGATTCATCGATGTACAGGTCATCAAGGATATAGAGTCGCAATTGCTTTAGCTTTTAAGCGTGGAGTTTACATTATTGGAGGAGCAAGATTATTTAAGGACATTGCTTTCAAGTGTTGTTTCTGCAGAACCAGACGTCGCCTATTGTTGGGCCAACAGATGGGGGGAACTGCTAAGTTTCAGAGGTGAACCCAATATCCCCCCCTTTAGCAGAGTTGCATTAGATTTCTTTGGCCCTATCAAAATAAAGTTAACTCGTAATGCAAGCACTGAAGGAAGAATAATGATCATAACTTGCACCGTCACTCGTGTCATATCTCTTGAACTGGTCGACTCACTGTCTTCAGATGCTTTTCTCTGTGCTTGGAGAAGATTTACTTGTAATCATGGAATCCACCCAGTTTTGGCAGTAAGTGACAGAGGACGCAATTTCATAGGGGCTCAAGAGAAATTGCAAAAGTGGATAAATTCTTGGAACGAGAGCCTAATAAAGGACAAGTTTGCAATTGCTGGGACAAAATTTGAGTCGAAATTTAACACACCTCACGCTTCTTATATGAATGGTGTTGTTGAATCATTGATTAGAAGCTGTAGAAGAGGTTTAGATGCAGTAGAAGATTATCACCACAAGAAATTCAGTGCCTTGGAATGGCAAACAATACTGTCAGAGGTGAGGTAACTTGTTAAATCACGACCACTTTTCCCAAACGGACCAGATCCTCTTGAGTCCCCAACTATAACCGGCAATGACTTACTGTTTCCCCACGGGCAACCTTCAGTTCTACAACCATATAGCGGTAACGAAGTGAACTTGAGAAGCATGGTAGTGGTAGCTCAACAGAGGTTTCAGATATTCTGGGAGACTTGGATTCGTTATATGCCTCCTCAGCTAGTACAAAGATCGAAATGGTTTCATCCCAAACAGAATCTTCAAGTTGGTGATTTGGTTCTTCTTCTGGAACCAGGCCTAAAGGGAGGTGTCGCTCCTAGGGGACTGTGGAGGCGCGGTCTTGTTGAGAGGATTCATCCCGGAAAAGATGGACTTGTTCGAAGAGTTACTGTTCGAACAGTGGAGAATGGAAAGGTGGTTCACACCGGTAGAGACCCATTCATAAACTCTGCTTAATTGCTACGGTACAAGAGCTTCAACATGGATTCCAAGCTAAGGCAGATAAAGATGCTCAAAATTAAATTAGCAGAATTTCATTTACCAAACGGATTTggtatctctctatatgtatatgtttgaaaGTCCTTTAAATTATTGTGGTTCATTGCATTCTCCACTACCCGGGAGTGTAGCGGACTTTCAAACGGTTGTTTgtgctgtttaagtatttattactgtaaagatttgggtgtatgtaaataatgtttacccttaaactagcattaatatgtttactgtctatttgctagtggtttcttccaggctgtttatattttaacgtttagtctttagtagcaaggtctgactgacagaccataagtgaatacgctctcgtttaaatttggataacttttcacatatagtcgggtggactttgtgagtgatattaatatttactgtattagtcactattaagttgtattttgttgtatctattttattctttgcatttaaatattttgtctttattttcgttataccataagcagttcgtcttttgtcattactttgtgcagttttatttgtcatttattttgtgttttttttttctttgtagacttcaccaaataaagaaaattggtaaaagtggttttccttgacttgtggAATCTCATCGTTgtcgaaattttatatatatatatatatatatatatatatatatatatatatatatatatatatttatatatatatatatacatatatatatatatatatatatatatatactatatatatatatatatatatatatatacaactattaagttgtattttgttgtatctattttattctttgcatttaaatattttgtctttattttcgttaTACCATAAGCAGTTCGTCTTTTGTCATTACTTTTtgcagttttatttgtcatttattttgtgttttttcttctttttagacttcaccgaataaagaaaaatggtagaagtggttttccttgacttgtggaatctcatcgttatccaaattatatatatatatatatatatat encodes the following:
- the LOC137617298 gene encoding uncharacterized protein; this encodes MLSPVTIRYKICLQDLWASGVGWDDELSEEQIKMWKGHVHEMNQLLGFRLYRMIKAEDSLGDPQLHGFSDASESALGSVIWLKWKTSHGVELKFVIAKSLVAPLKLRSIPRLELTAAVVMARLALVVLQVVGRVSTMKFWTDSEVVLAWVRSPARTFKPFVSARVQEIHDALPGFSKEFCYVPSQLNPADALTKPIKPSELQGWINGPDFLLNSSQDCDFREPTYDFEKKRCIVKEYTPKSLKRIQFVGILADESFEERFTELSSDWNRLVRITAYCRHLLLQQDPENYQSHREPKEIQEAELALFYASQKSLNNEDEVDHKQIKRLDSKLDEKGILRIGGRLHKLHLPYEQRHPVLLVRNSSQAEAFAQMIHRCTGHQGYRVAIALAFKRGVYIIGGARLFKDIAFKCCFCRTRRRLLLGQQMGGTAKFQR